The Paraburkholderia sabiae genome includes a region encoding these proteins:
- a CDS encoding GMC family oxidoreductase: MERFDYVIVGGGSAGCVLAHRLSAVPSLRVALIEAGRDTPPGAVPGEILDSYPMPVFCGDTYIWPELKAQATRGSALRVYEQGKVMGGGSSINVQSANRGLPRDYDEWAANGATGWGWRDVLPYFRKLERDVNFPDDELHGRDGPVPIRRIMPEDWPPFCHAFEKGLRARGLVMLHDQNAEFDDGFFPGAFSNLDDRRVSTAAAYLDEATRKRSNLRIFAELRVERIVMEGAVARGVVAVARNGERVQFDADEVILCAGALQSPAMLLRAGIGPRDELGALGIECRVDLPGVGRNLQDHPSLTFCHFLAPRFRMPLSRRRASMMAARLSSGVDGSEASDLYLSSATRAAWHALGNRLGLFFLWCNRPYSRGQVRLVSADAFTAPRVELNLLDDPRDLERLAVGVRMLARIVKASGLGSDERDFFPAAFSPRVKALSRVGSGNALLTSMLGVLLDTPAPLRRALIERFFTRGQRMSALLEDRQALDDFIRANVFGVWHASGTCRMGDARLADSVTDTEGRVHRTQGLRVVDASLMPRLPSANTNIPTIMIAEKIADAMVMQRSNTGATQFAPLVSTP, from the coding sequence ATGGAACGCTTCGATTACGTGATCGTTGGCGGTGGATCGGCAGGGTGCGTGCTGGCGCACCGCTTGTCGGCTGTGCCGTCGCTGCGCGTCGCGCTGATCGAAGCGGGCAGGGATACGCCGCCGGGCGCTGTGCCCGGCGAGATTCTCGACAGCTATCCGATGCCTGTCTTCTGCGGCGACACCTACATCTGGCCTGAACTGAAGGCGCAGGCGACGCGCGGTTCGGCGCTGCGCGTCTACGAGCAGGGCAAGGTGATGGGCGGCGGGTCGAGCATCAATGTGCAATCGGCCAATCGCGGTTTGCCGCGCGATTACGACGAATGGGCTGCGAATGGCGCAACGGGCTGGGGCTGGCGCGATGTGCTGCCGTACTTTCGCAAGCTCGAACGCGACGTGAATTTTCCGGACGACGAATTGCACGGACGCGATGGCCCGGTGCCGATTCGACGCATCATGCCGGAAGACTGGCCGCCGTTCTGTCATGCCTTCGAAAAAGGGCTGCGCGCGCGAGGCCTTGTGATGCTGCACGATCAGAATGCCGAATTCGATGACGGCTTCTTTCCGGGCGCATTTTCGAATCTCGACGACCGACGTGTGTCGACGGCGGCTGCGTATCTGGATGAAGCGACGCGCAAGCGCAGCAATCTGCGCATTTTCGCGGAGCTGCGCGTCGAACGTATCGTCATGGAAGGCGCGGTTGCGCGTGGCGTCGTCGCCGTTGCGCGCAACGGCGAGCGCGTGCAGTTCGACGCGGACGAAGTGATTCTGTGCGCGGGCGCTTTGCAATCGCCTGCGATGCTGCTGCGTGCGGGCATCGGGCCACGCGACGAACTCGGCGCGCTCGGTATCGAATGCCGTGTCGATCTGCCCGGCGTCGGGCGCAATTTGCAGGACCATCCGTCGCTGACGTTCTGCCATTTTCTCGCGCCGCGATTCCGCATGCCGTTGTCGCGGCGGCGCGCAAGCATGATGGCCGCGCGTCTGAGTTCCGGCGTGGATGGCAGCGAAGCGTCCGACCTCTATCTGTCGAGCGCGACGCGCGCTGCGTGGCATGCGCTCGGCAACCGGCTCGGTCTGTTCTTTCTCTGGTGCAACCGGCCTTATTCGCGCGGCCAGGTGCGGCTCGTTTCTGCCGATGCGTTCACCGCGCCTCGCGTCGAATTGAATCTGCTCGATGATCCTCGCGATCTCGAACGGCTTGCCGTGGGCGTGCGAATGCTGGCGCGCATCGTGAAGGCTTCCGGACTGGGCAGCGACGAACGCGATTTCTTTCCTGCCGCATTTTCGCCGCGCGTGAAAGCACTCAGCCGCGTCGGCTCGGGCAACGCATTGCTGACGTCGATGCTCGGCGTGCTGCTCGACACGCCCGCGCCTTTGCGGCGCGCATTGATCGAACGATTCTTCACACGCGGACAGCGCATGTCGGCACTGCTGGAAGACCGGCAGGCACTCGACGACTTCATCCGCGCGAACGTCTTCGGCGTGTGGCACGCGAGCGGTACGTGCCGGATGGGCGACGCGCGCCTCGCCGACAGCGTCACGGATACGGAAGGCCGCGTGCATCGCACGCAAGGTTTGCGCGTGGTGGATGCGTCGCTGATGCCGCGCCTGCCGTCGGCGAACACGAATATTCCGACCATCATGATCGCCGAGAAAATCGCCGACGCGATGGTCATGCAGCGAAGCAACACAGGCGCGACGCAATTCGCGCCCCTTGTCTCGACGCCGTAG
- a CDS encoding enoyl-CoA hydratase/isomerase family protein produces MTDLTHRGQTLLQELDGFSVEIDAQRERADIILDRPPFNVISMHARDQLRAAFEALDEDERVRVIVIRAKGEHFSSGGDIKGFLEASPEHVSKLAWNIAAPARCSKPVIAANRGFCFGVGFELSLACDFRIATETTFYALPEQKLGQIPGSGGSARLQQMVGIGRTKDIVMRSRRIPGKQAYEWGIAVECVADGELEAATDALVDELRAFSPLAQRTAKKLLNDTEDAPLSIAIELEGHCYSRLRTSEDFREGVEAFHGKRKPVFRGK; encoded by the coding sequence ATGACTGACCTGACCCATCGCGGCCAGACGCTGCTTCAGGAACTCGACGGCTTTTCGGTCGAAATCGACGCACAGCGCGAGCGCGCCGACATCATCCTGGACCGTCCGCCGTTCAACGTGATTTCGATGCACGCGCGCGACCAGTTGCGCGCGGCGTTCGAAGCACTCGACGAAGACGAGCGCGTGCGCGTGATCGTCATTCGCGCGAAGGGCGAGCACTTTTCGAGCGGCGGCGATATCAAGGGCTTTCTGGAGGCATCGCCGGAACACGTGTCGAAGCTCGCGTGGAATATCGCTGCGCCCGCGCGCTGCTCGAAGCCGGTGATCGCCGCGAATCGCGGCTTCTGCTTCGGCGTCGGTTTCGAACTGTCGCTGGCGTGCGATTTCCGCATCGCCACGGAAACGACTTTTTACGCGCTGCCCGAACAGAAACTCGGCCAGATTCCGGGCTCGGGCGGTTCGGCGCGTCTGCAGCAGATGGTGGGCATCGGCCGCACGAAAGACATCGTGATGCGCTCGCGCCGCATTCCCGGCAAGCAGGCCTACGAGTGGGGCATCGCCGTCGAATGCGTCGCGGACGGCGAACTCGAAGCCGCGACGGATGCGCTCGTCGATGAACTGCGCGCGTTCTCGCCGCTCGCGCAACGTACCGCGAAAAAGCTGCTCAACGATACGGAAGACGCGCCGCTGTCGATCGCCATCGAACTGGAAGGACATTGCTATAGCCGCCTGCGCACGTCGGAAGATTTCCGCGAAGGTGTCGAAGCCTTCCACGGCAAGCGCAAGCCCGTATTTCGCGGGAAGTAA
- a CDS encoding AMP-binding protein, protein MLDLGRTFLQSVERSPNALALVDGEFRVTYAEWHRIILDAAHGLRELGLGHGDRLLVVLQNRWEMATLHWACQFAGIVMVPLNWRAKPDELDYCVTNAGVKAIVYEPVSADAVMQSPAAQHVPRVGLDDAQGRTTTIDSLLAPARNAVATPAANADDCSLILYTSGTTGKAKGVPRRHRHERAAALAHVAQNLYRHGERTLGVMPLYHTMGVRSLLSMALVDGLFVCVRRWNARLALDSIAQYKLTCLYLVPTLYHDLLADPAFDHTDTTSVTKLGFAGAPMSDGLLKRLAKAFEPELFVNHYGSSEVYTFSIDQHATLKPGSAGRAGINTRLRVVKLDARSPDEVAAVHEEGQIVADLLGDEAFEGYWNRPDANAKSLRDGWYFTGDTGYFDADGDLYVTGRVDDMIISGGENISPVDIESVLSLHPCVDEVAVAGVKDERWGQRVVAFVKRRDYVDCETLDAWCRASDLVNFKRPREYVFVDDIPKSPVGKILRRKLQAGEFQRDERGAIARTESIQQHQHIEITKE, encoded by the coding sequence ATGCTTGATCTCGGCCGCACGTTTCTGCAAAGCGTGGAGCGCAGTCCGAATGCGCTTGCGCTCGTCGACGGCGAGTTCCGCGTCACCTACGCGGAGTGGCATCGCATCATTCTGGATGCGGCGCACGGCCTGCGCGAACTCGGTCTCGGGCACGGCGACCGCTTGCTGGTGGTGCTGCAAAACCGCTGGGAAATGGCGACGCTGCACTGGGCCTGTCAGTTCGCTGGCATCGTGATGGTGCCGCTCAACTGGCGCGCGAAACCCGACGAACTCGATTACTGCGTGACGAATGCGGGCGTGAAGGCAATCGTCTACGAGCCCGTCAGTGCGGACGCCGTGATGCAAAGCCCTGCTGCGCAGCACGTTCCGCGCGTCGGACTCGACGATGCGCAAGGACGCACGACGACGATCGATTCCCTGCTGGCTCCCGCACGCAACGCGGTCGCGACGCCAGCGGCCAATGCCGACGATTGCTCGCTGATCCTGTACACGTCCGGCACCACGGGCAAGGCGAAGGGCGTGCCGCGCCGTCACCGGCACGAACGCGCCGCGGCGCTCGCGCACGTCGCGCAGAACCTCTATCGACATGGCGAACGCACGCTCGGCGTGATGCCGCTCTATCACACGATGGGCGTGCGCTCGCTGCTTTCGATGGCGCTCGTCGACGGCCTGTTCGTTTGCGTGCGGCGCTGGAATGCGCGGCTCGCGCTCGATTCGATCGCGCAGTACAAGCTCACGTGCCTCTATCTCGTGCCGACGCTGTATCACGATCTGCTCGCAGATCCGGCGTTCGATCACACGGATACGACGTCGGTGACGAAGCTCGGATTTGCAGGCGCGCCGATGAGCGACGGCTTGCTCAAGCGGCTTGCGAAGGCGTTCGAGCCCGAACTGTTCGTCAACCACTACGGTTCGTCCGAGGTCTACACCTTCAGCATCGACCAGCACGCGACGCTCAAGCCGGGCAGCGCCGGGCGCGCGGGCATCAACACGCGGCTGCGCGTCGTGAAGCTCGATGCGCGTTCGCCGGATGAAGTCGCCGCCGTGCACGAAGAAGGCCAGATCGTCGCGGACCTGCTCGGCGACGAAGCCTTCGAAGGCTACTGGAACCGCCCCGACGCAAATGCGAAATCGCTGCGCGACGGCTGGTACTTCACGGGCGACACCGGCTATTTCGACGCGGACGGCGATCTCTATGTGACGGGCCGCGTCGACGACATGATCATCAGCGGCGGCGAAAACATTTCGCCCGTCGATATCGAGTCGGTGCTGTCGTTGCATCCGTGTGTCGATGAAGTGGCCGTGGCGGGCGTGAAGGACGAGCGCTGGGGACAACGCGTGGTCGCATTCGTCAAGCGGCGCGATTACGTCGATTGCGAAACCCTCGATGCGTGGTGCCGCGCATCCGATCTCGTCAACTTCAAGCGTCCGCGCGAGTACGTATTCGTCGATGACATTCCGAAGTCGCCCGTCGGCAAGATTCTGCGCCGCAAGCTGCAGGCGGGCGAATTCCAGCGCGACGAACGCGGCGCGATTGCGCGCACCGAATCGATTCAACAGCATCAACACATCGAAATCACGAAGGAGTAA
- a CDS encoding (2Fe-2S)-binding protein → MSKSTPYVMRQGEQCAVTLTLNGRERSGYCETRELLSDFLRHELGATGTHVGCEHGVCGACTVHLDGVAVRSCLTLAVQAEGRRVDTVEGLAPAQTLGDLQQAFSRHHALQCGFCTAGILMSCADFLQRVPDPTEEQVRDMLSGHICRCTGYTPIVAAVLDCAARRKQQCESAEAEHA, encoded by the coding sequence GTGAGCAAGTCCACACCCTACGTGATGCGGCAAGGCGAGCAGTGCGCCGTCACGCTGACACTAAACGGCCGCGAACGCAGCGGCTATTGCGAAACCCGCGAACTGCTGTCGGATTTTCTGCGCCATGAACTCGGCGCGACGGGCACGCACGTCGGCTGCGAGCATGGCGTGTGCGGCGCGTGCACCGTGCATCTGGATGGCGTCGCAGTGCGCTCGTGTCTGACGCTCGCCGTGCAGGCGGAGGGCCGCCGCGTCGATACCGTCGAAGGGCTCGCGCCCGCGCAGACGCTCGGCGATCTGCAACAGGCGTTCTCGCGTCATCATGCGTTGCAGTGCGGATTCTGCACGGCGGGCATTCTGATGTCGTGCGCGGATTTCCTGCAACGCGTGCCGGATCCGACGGAAGAACAGGTGCGCGACATGCTGTCGGGGCACATCTGCCGCTGTACGGGCTATACGCCGATCGTGGCCGCCGTGCTCGATTGCGCGGCGCGCCGCAAGCAGCAGTGCGAGAGCGCGGAGGCCGAGCATGCTTGA
- a CDS encoding FAD binding domain-containing protein translates to MKPAPFDYIRAMTTQDALDTLAETGEDARVLAGGQSLMAVLNMRLAQPRVLVDISRTDELNAVHADTQTGRLVVSAAATQGGVEWRPTLHDEVPLLAMAFPHISHFQVRNRGTVCGSIAHADPSAELPLVMTALGGDIVLRSKKKRRTLSANDFFQGMLMTAREPDEIVEAVRFPLKQRGERFGFTECSARHGDFAMVACAAVVTDDAIRIAVGGVADRPKVETWPRLQGDDLRGALNDLSWKLGAQDDAHISAKYRRHLVRELGWRVIEEAK, encoded by the coding sequence ATGAAGCCCGCACCGTTCGATTACATCCGCGCGATGACGACGCAAGACGCGCTCGACACGCTCGCGGAAACGGGCGAAGACGCACGCGTGCTGGCAGGCGGTCAATCGCTGATGGCCGTGCTGAACATGCGCCTCGCCCAGCCTCGCGTGCTGGTCGACATCTCGCGCACCGACGAGTTGAACGCGGTCCATGCCGATACCCAAACGGGGCGTCTCGTCGTGAGCGCGGCGGCGACGCAAGGCGGCGTCGAATGGCGGCCCACGCTGCACGACGAAGTGCCGTTGCTCGCGATGGCGTTTCCGCACATTTCGCACTTTCAGGTCCGCAATCGCGGCACCGTGTGCGGCTCGATTGCGCATGCCGATCCGAGCGCGGAACTGCCGCTCGTAATGACGGCGCTCGGCGGCGACATCGTGCTGCGGTCGAAGAAGAAGCGGCGCACGTTGTCCGCGAACGACTTCTTTCAAGGCATGTTGATGACGGCGCGCGAACCCGATGAGATCGTCGAAGCCGTGCGCTTTCCGCTGAAGCAACGCGGCGAGCGGTTCGGCTTCACGGAATGTTCGGCACGTCATGGCGATTTCGCGATGGTCGCATGTGCGGCCGTCGTGACGGACGACGCGATACGGATTGCAGTCGGCGGCGTCGCCGACCGGCCGAAGGTCGAAACATGGCCGCGTCTGCAAGGCGACGACCTGCGCGGCGCACTGAACGATTTGAGCTGGAAACTGGGCGCGCAGGACGATGCGCATATCAGCGCGAAGTACCGCCGTCATCTGGTCCGGGAACTCGGATGGCGCGTGATCGAGGAGGCGAAGTGA
- a CDS encoding xanthine dehydrogenase family protein molybdopterin-binding subunit, which translates to MNQRETNLAEAEAPRAAEAAALANETSEPRASKHVGRPMQRLEDPAILTGRGRYGDDIGVKPGTLHAAVLRSPHAHAELVSIDASSASKLRGVRAVLTRDDLRPWSRPFVVGVKSPMEQWALAMDRVRYVGEPVAVVMAESRALAEDALDLIKVDYRILDPVTTIEQSMQDDAPVLHERVGTNVISDRHFRYGEPEAAFESASHRVKIVTHYPRNSCAPIECGVEIAEYLSGDEGYDVTSNFMGPFSLHAVMAMALNVPANRLRHKAPRDSGGSFGVKQAVFPYVVMMCLASRKAGAPVKWVEDRLEHLSAATSATARLSTIEAAVDDDGRITALAYDQLEDCGGYVRAPEPATFYRMHGCLTGAYAIPNLVVRNRVVLTNKTPTGLVRGFGGPQVYFALERLMQRIAIELKLDVLDVYRRNFVPADAFPYRAVAGALLDSGNYQEALRRGLAEGGYDELVKRRDAARSEGRIYGIGFAAIVEPSVSNMGYITTVMPAEARKKAGPKNGAIASATVSVDLLGGVVVTVASTPAGQGHMTVCAQVVADVLGLEPKDIVVNVEFDTHKDAWSVASGNYSSRFAGAVAGTVHLAATRVRDKLARIVAKQFGCAAEDVCFEGGRVYPKVAQDRALPFGRAASNAPHWAPALLPEGEEPGLRETVFWSPPHMDAPDENDRINTSAAYGFAFDMCAIEIDRATGHVRIDRYVTTHDAGTLLNPALADGQIRGAFAQGLGAALLEEFRYGADGSFQSGTLADYLMPTTCEVPDPMIVHLETPSPFTPLGAKGLGEGNNMSTPVCIANAVADALGVDDIRLPLTPSKVMALIGIDDPEPSRPEYRDAATEKKAAPGGGRALTAQGTVDLPATPEAVFAVLLDPAALAKVIPGCHELEATGQNQYRADVTVGVGMIKARFEARIGLSDIDAPHRLRLEGAGMSPLGSARGNGLVELMPTEKGTRLTYDYEAQVSGKVAAVGGRMLEGAAKVVLRQLFESLGRVAAGGEPDATGGSAPMRFLQRLFARFRRHA; encoded by the coding sequence ATGAACCAGCGCGAAACGAATCTGGCTGAAGCCGAAGCGCCGCGCGCTGCCGAGGCGGCCGCGCTCGCAAACGAAACGTCGGAGCCGCGAGCATCGAAACACGTCGGACGCCCGATGCAGCGTCTCGAAGACCCGGCGATTTTGACTGGGCGCGGTCGCTATGGTGACGACATCGGCGTCAAGCCCGGCACGCTGCACGCGGCCGTGCTGCGTTCGCCGCATGCGCATGCGGAACTCGTGTCGATCGATGCGAGCAGCGCATCGAAGCTGCGCGGCGTGCGCGCTGTGCTCACACGCGACGATTTGCGTCCGTGGTCGCGGCCCTTCGTCGTCGGTGTGAAGTCGCCGATGGAGCAGTGGGCGCTCGCGATGGACCGCGTGCGCTACGTCGGCGAGCCGGTGGCCGTGGTGATGGCGGAATCGCGCGCGCTCGCCGAAGACGCACTCGACCTCATCAAGGTCGACTACAGGATTCTCGATCCCGTCACGACGATCGAACAGTCGATGCAAGACGATGCGCCCGTTCTGCACGAACGCGTCGGCACGAATGTGATCAGCGACCGGCATTTCCGTTATGGCGAGCCGGAAGCCGCGTTCGAAAGCGCGTCGCATCGCGTGAAAATCGTCACGCACTATCCGCGCAACTCGTGTGCGCCGATCGAATGCGGCGTGGAGATCGCCGAGTATCTGTCGGGCGATGAAGGCTACGACGTTACGTCGAATTTCATGGGTCCGTTCTCGCTGCATGCCGTGATGGCGATGGCGCTGAACGTGCCCGCGAACCGGCTGCGTCACAAGGCGCCGCGCGATTCCGGTGGCAGCTTCGGCGTGAAGCAGGCGGTGTTTCCGTACGTGGTGATGATGTGCCTCGCGTCGCGCAAGGCGGGTGCGCCTGTGAAGTGGGTCGAAGACCGGCTCGAACATCTGAGCGCGGCGACCTCAGCGACGGCGCGTCTGTCGACGATCGAAGCGGCCGTCGACGACGACGGACGCATCACGGCGCTTGCCTACGATCAGCTCGAAGACTGCGGCGGCTACGTTCGCGCGCCGGAGCCCGCGACGTTTTACCGGATGCACGGCTGTCTCACAGGCGCGTATGCGATTCCGAACCTCGTCGTGCGAAACCGCGTGGTGCTGACGAACAAGACGCCGACGGGTCTCGTACGCGGCTTTGGCGGACCGCAGGTGTACTTCGCGCTCGAACGTCTGATGCAGCGCATCGCGATCGAACTGAAGCTCGACGTGCTCGATGTCTATCGTCGCAACTTCGTGCCTGCCGATGCGTTCCCTTATCGCGCGGTAGCGGGTGCGCTGCTCGATTCGGGCAACTATCAGGAGGCGTTGCGGCGCGGGCTTGCGGAAGGCGGTTACGACGAACTCGTGAAGCGTCGCGACGCGGCGCGCAGCGAAGGCCGTATCTACGGCATCGGCTTTGCGGCCATCGTCGAACCTTCCGTGTCGAACATGGGTTACATCACGACCGTGATGCCCGCCGAAGCGCGCAAGAAGGCCGGTCCGAAGAACGGCGCGATTGCCAGCGCGACCGTGAGCGTCGATCTGCTCGGCGGCGTGGTCGTAACGGTTGCATCGACGCCTGCAGGGCAAGGGCATATGACCGTCTGCGCGCAGGTCGTCGCCGATGTGCTAGGACTGGAGCCGAAAGATATCGTCGTGAACGTCGAGTTCGATACGCACAAGGATGCGTGGTCGGTGGCGTCGGGCAACTACTCGAGCCGCTTTGCGGGCGCGGTCGCCGGCACGGTTCATCTCGCCGCGACCCGTGTGCGCGACAAGCTCGCGCGCATCGTCGCGAAGCAGTTCGGCTGTGCCGCCGAAGACGTGTGCTTCGAAGGCGGCCGCGTCTATCCGAAGGTTGCACAGGACCGCGCGCTGCCGTTCGGCCGCGCGGCGAGCAACGCGCCGCATTGGGCGCCCGCGCTGCTGCCCGAAGGCGAAGAGCCGGGCCTGCGCGAGACCGTGTTCTGGTCGCCGCCGCACATGGATGCGCCGGACGAGAACGACCGCATCAACACGTCGGCGGCGTATGGCTTTGCGTTCGACATGTGCGCGATTGAAATCGATCGCGCGACGGGCCATGTGCGCATCGACCGCTATGTGACGACGCACGATGCCGGCACGCTGCTGAACCCCGCACTCGCCGATGGGCAGATTCGCGGCGCGTTCGCGCAAGGTCTCGGCGCGGCGCTGCTCGAAGAGTTTCGCTACGGCGCGGACGGCAGTTTTCAGTCAGGCACGCTCGCCGACTATCTGATGCCGACCACGTGCGAAGTGCCCGATCCGATGATCGTCCATCTGGAAACGCCGTCGCCATTCACGCCGCTCGGCGCAAAAGGGCTCGGCGAAGGCAACAACATGAGCACGCCCGTTTGCATCGCGAATGCGGTTGCCGACGCGTTGGGCGTCGACGATATCCGCTTGCCGCTCACGCCGTCGAAGGTGATGGCGTTGATCGGTATCGACGATCCCGAACCGTCGCGGCCCGAGTATCGCGACGCCGCGACGGAGAAAAAAGCGGCGCCGGGCGGCGGCCGTGCGCTCACGGCGCAAGGCACCGTCGATCTACCCGCGACGCCGGAAGCCGTGTTCGCCGTGCTGCTCGATCCGGCTGCGCTCGCGAAAGTGATCCCCGGTTGCCATGAACTCGAAGCGACGGGACAAAACCAGTATCGCGCCGATGTGACCGTCGGCGTCGGCATGATCAAGGCGCGTTTCGAAGCGCGCATCGGGTTGTCGGATATCGACGCGCCGCATCGTCTGCGGCTCGAAGGTGCGGGCATGTCGCCACTCGGCAGCGCGCGCGGTAACGGTCTCGTCGAACTGATGCCGACGGAAAAAGGCACGCGCCTCACCTACGACTATGAAGCGCAGGTGTCGGGCAAGGTCGCGGCTGTCGGCGGACGCATGCTCGAAGGCGCGGCGAAGGTCGTGTTGCGGCAACTGTTCGAATCGCTCGGACGCGTCGCAGCGGGCGGCGAGCCCGACGCGACAGGCGGCTCTGCGCCGATGCGTTTTCTTCAGCGGCTTTTCGCCCGTTTCAGGAGGCACGCATGA
- a CDS encoding UbiX family flavin prenyltransferase: MTEDAVRKPRIVVGISGASGAMIGVRLLAALRRLGTHETHLIVSQSGALTASQELGLTRSDLDGMADIVHNVRDIGATVASGSFLTAGMVIAPCSMKTLAGIANGFADNLLTRAADVMLKERRRLVLVARETPLNLAHLRNMTLATEMGAIVMPPVPAFYAHPKTIEDVVDHTVGRILDLFAIEHREIAKRWSGLGDAIAERRADEGAQR, translated from the coding sequence ATGACTGAGGATGCCGTGCGCAAGCCGCGCATCGTCGTCGGGATTTCCGGCGCGAGCGGCGCGATGATCGGTGTGCGTTTGCTCGCCGCGCTGCGCCGCCTCGGCACGCACGAGACGCATCTGATCGTGTCGCAGTCGGGCGCGTTGACGGCGTCGCAGGAACTGGGACTGACGCGCAGCGATCTCGACGGCATGGCCGACATCGTGCACAACGTGCGCGATATCGGCGCGACCGTTGCGAGCGGCTCGTTTCTTACGGCAGGCATGGTGATCGCGCCGTGCTCGATGAAAACGCTGGCGGGCATCGCCAACGGCTTCGCGGACAACCTGCTGACGCGTGCCGCCGACGTGATGTTGAAGGAGCGCCGCCGCCTCGTACTCGTCGCACGCGAGACGCCGCTCAATCTCGCGCATCTGCGCAACATGACGCTGGCCACCGAAATGGGCGCAATCGTGATGCCGCCCGTGCCCGCGTTCTACGCGCATCCGAAAACGATCGAAGATGTCGTCGATCACACGGTCGGACGCATTCTGGATCTGTTCGCCATCGAGCATCGCGAGATCGCGAAGCGTTGGAGCGGTCTCGGCGACGCGATCGCCGAACGTCGCGCCGACGAAGGAGCGCAACGATGA
- a CDS encoding UbiD family decarboxylase, whose amino-acid sequence MNTRDAATRDAFSDSPDSPASSGSATDPVFHAVRKWAEPSGALTLRGWLAHLARTGRLATIDKPVALEHELAAVAKRLDGTQAAFFTRAGQHAMPVVSGFMSKRAWIAEAMGVAECDLLARFRDAADAPVASRLVAAGSAVCQQIVHTQEIDLHALLPIPTHSEHDNGPYITAGLVIARNPRTGVQNVSINRIQVHGRDRMAILLLPRHLHAFQKAAEDAGDALDVAIAIGVDPLTMLASQAITPIDNDELEIAGALQGAPLPVAQCVTNGVHVPAFAEIVIEGRILPNVREPEGPFGEFPKYYSAREAREVIEVTAVTHRRDPIFHTIVPAEMEHLLLGAIPREATLLAHLQRSHPGVKDVHLSVGGVCRYHLWIQFDKKREGEAKNVILCAFGAHYDIKQVVVVDRDVDVHDPAEIEWAIATRFQADRDLVVIEGAQGSPLDPSTTIGQPDDAPPHLQGVSAKMGLDATRPVVYPAHVFTRVRIPGEEQVDLDTLVATDNAAFDAWLGGARHD is encoded by the coding sequence ATGAATACTCGCGACGCCGCAACGCGCGACGCCTTTTCGGATTCCCCGGATTCCCCGGCTTCCTCAGGTTCCGCTACCGATCCCGTTTTCCACGCAGTCCGCAAATGGGCCGAGCCCTCGGGCGCGCTGACGCTGCGCGGCTGGCTCGCGCATCTCGCCCGCACCGGCCGTCTCGCGACGATCGACAAGCCCGTTGCACTCGAACACGAACTTGCCGCTGTCGCAAAGCGGCTCGACGGCACGCAGGCGGCATTCTTCACACGAGCCGGCCAGCACGCGATGCCTGTTGTGAGCGGCTTCATGTCGAAGCGCGCGTGGATCGCGGAGGCGATGGGCGTCGCGGAATGCGATTTGCTCGCGCGCTTTCGCGACGCCGCCGACGCGCCCGTCGCGTCCCGACTCGTTGCAGCAGGTTCAGCCGTCTGCCAGCAGATCGTGCACACGCAAGAGATCGATCTGCACGCGCTGCTGCCCATCCCGACGCATAGCGAGCACGACAACGGCCCGTACATCACGGCGGGCCTCGTGATCGCGCGCAATCCGCGCACCGGCGTGCAGAACGTATCGATCAACCGCATTCAGGTGCATGGCCGCGACCGCATGGCGATCCTGCTGCTGCCGCGCCATCTGCACGCATTCCAGAAAGCCGCCGAAGACGCGGGCGATGCGCTCGACGTCGCCATTGCCATCGGCGTCGATCCGCTGACGATGCTCGCGTCGCAGGCCATCACGCCGATCGACAACGACGAACTCGAAATCGCGGGCGCATTGCAGGGCGCGCCCTTGCCCGTCGCGCAGTGCGTGACGAACGGCGTGCATGTGCCCGCGTTCGCGGAGATCGTGATCGAAGGGCGCATTCTGCCGAACGTGCGCGAACCCGAAGGCCCGTTCGGCGAATTCCCGAAGTACTACAGCGCGCGGGAAGCGCGCGAGGTGATCGAAGTGACGGCCGTTACGCATCGGCGCGATCCCATCTTTCATACGATCGTGCCCGCCGAAATGGAGCATCTGCTGCTTGGCGCGATTCCGCGTGAGGCGACCTTGCTCGCGCATCTGCAACGCAGTCATCCGGGCGTGAAGGACGTGCATCTGTCCGTCGGCGGCGTGTGCCGCTATCACCTGTGGATCCAGTTCGACAAGAAGCGCGAAGGCGAAGCGAAGAACGTGATTCTCTGCGCGTTCGGCGCGCACTACGACATCAAGCAGGTGGTCGTCGTCGATAGGGATGTGGACGTGCACGATCCCGCCGAAATCGAATGGGCGATTGCAACGCGCTTTCAGGCAGATCGCGATCTCGTCGTGATCGAAGGCGCGCAAGGCTCGCCGCTCGATCCGTCGACGACCATTGGCCAGCCCGACGATGCGCCGCCGCATCTGCAGGGCGTCAGCGCGAAGATGGGACTCGACGCGACGCGGCCCGTCGTGTATCCGGCGCATGTGTTCACGCGCGTGCGCATTCCCGGTGAAGAGCAGGTCGATCTCGACACGCTCGTCGCAACGGACAACGCCGCGTTCGACGCGTGGCTGGGCGGTGCGCGTCATGACTGA